A stretch of the bacterium genome encodes the following:
- a CDS encoding branched-chain amino acid ABC transporter permease, whose product MAADRLVYWLQQGLNTLQLGSIYALIALGYTMVYGVLTMINFAHGDVFMVGAFLCFAAAALAGLPFVPTLLAAMLGAAALGVAIERLAYRPLRAAPRVSAIITALGVGIFLENFTLALNPYPRSIPRLLGEGSWSAGGLTLSSLQLTIVLVSLGLMLALDRLVHHTLLGTAMRAVSFDRPAVPLMGVPVDLVISATFAIGAGLAGAAGTLYAMAYPVIDPYMGIMVGWKAFISAVIGGIGSIRGAMIGAFILGTTEIMVAAFLPSTYRDFVAFTFLLVLLVVRPYGILGKPRVQKV is encoded by the coding sequence ATGGCGGCGGATCGGCTGGTCTACTGGCTCCAGCAGGGGCTCAACACGCTGCAGCTCGGGTCGATCTACGCCCTGATCGCCCTGGGGTACACGATGGTCTACGGCGTGCTGACCATGATCAACTTCGCGCACGGCGACGTCTTCATGGTCGGCGCCTTCCTCTGCTTCGCGGCCGCGGCGCTCGCCGGCCTGCCCTTCGTGCCGACGCTGCTGGCGGCGATGCTCGGCGCCGCCGCGCTCGGCGTGGCGATCGAGCGGCTGGCCTACCGCCCCCTGCGCGCCGCCCCGCGGGTCTCGGCGATCATCACGGCGCTCGGCGTCGGCATCTTCCTCGAGAATTTCACGCTCGCGCTCAACCCCTACCCGCGCAGCATCCCGCGCCTGCTCGGCGAGGGCAGCTGGAGCGCCGGCGGGCTGACGCTCTCCTCGCTGCAGCTGACGATCGTCCTGGTCTCGCTCGGCCTGATGCTCGCGCTCGACCGCCTGGTGCACCACACGCTGCTGGGGACGGCCATGCGCGCCGTCTCCTTCGACCGGCCGGCGGTGCCGCTGATGGGCGTGCCCGTGGACTTGGTGATCTCGGCGACGTTCGCCATCGGCGCCGGGCTCGCGGGGGCGGCCGGGACGCTCTACGCGATGGCCTACCCGGTGATCGACCCCTACATGGGGATCATGGTCGGCTGGAAGGCGTTCATCTCGGCGGTCATCGGCGGCATCGGCTCCATCCGCGGGGCGATGATCGGCGCCTTCATCCTCGGCACCACGGAGATCATGGTCGCCGCCTTCCTCCCCTCGACGTATCGCGACTTCGTCGCCTTCACCTTCCTGCTGGTGCTCCTCGTCGTGCGGCCCTACGGCATCCTCGGCAAGCCGCGGGTGCAGAAGGTATGA
- a CDS encoding branched-chain amino acid ABC transporter permease: protein MNSPWVLRAGLLGGLALSCAVPHYGWVNKYQQMILMYVGINVILAASLNLVNGYMGEFSLGSAGFMAVGAYTASVATVKLLPAAAVPWGFPLAVLAGGAAAALVGLVVAVPSFKTRGDYLALVTLAFLMIVKSLIENLDVIGGPRGFLGMKRLTTLPWVYAWTVLTLLVIRNFVYSRFGRAVLAVREDEIAAGLMGVDTRRAKFLAFTLSAFFSGVAGGLFAHLLQFISPRVFDIIKSTDVLIMVYLGGIASIAGSVVGATLYTVLLEALRPSAVAWAFGWLPAALFEPLNEHVIQHLNVWRMVIMPLLLVLVMLYHPRGIMGLREWRRLVPRRDRRALAGREGATPAPPAGE from the coding sequence ATGAACTCGCCCTGGGTCCTGCGGGCGGGGCTGCTCGGCGGCCTCGCGCTGTCGTGTGCCGTCCCGCACTACGGCTGGGTCAACAAGTACCAGCAGATGATCCTGATGTACGTCGGGATCAACGTCATCCTCGCGGCGAGCCTGAACCTCGTCAACGGCTACATGGGCGAGTTCTCGCTCGGCAGCGCCGGCTTCATGGCCGTCGGCGCCTACACCGCCTCGGTCGCCACCGTGAAGCTGCTGCCGGCGGCCGCCGTGCCCTGGGGCTTCCCGCTGGCCGTGCTCGCCGGCGGCGCGGCGGCCGCGCTCGTGGGCCTCGTCGTCGCCGTCCCGTCGTTCAAGACCCGCGGCGACTACCTCGCGCTGGTGACGCTCGCCTTCCTGATGATCGTCAAGTCGCTCATCGAGAACCTCGACGTCATCGGCGGCCCGCGCGGGTTCCTCGGCATGAAGCGTCTGACGACGCTGCCCTGGGTCTACGCCTGGACGGTGCTGACCCTGCTCGTCATCCGCAACTTCGTCTACTCGCGCTTCGGGCGCGCCGTGCTCGCGGTCCGCGAGGACGAGATCGCGGCCGGGCTGATGGGCGTGGACACGCGGCGCGCCAAGTTCCTGGCCTTCACGCTCTCGGCGTTCTTCTCCGGCGTGGCCGGCGGGCTCTTCGCGCACCTGCTGCAGTTCATCTCGCCGCGGGTCTTCGACATCATCAAGTCCACCGACGTGCTGATCATGGTCTACCTCGGGGGCATCGCCTCCATCGCGGGCTCGGTGGTGGGCGCGACGCTCTACACGGTGCTCCTCGAGGCACTGCGTCCCTCGGCGGTGGCGTGGGCGTTCGGCTGGCTGCCGGCGGCGCTCTTCGAGCCGCTCAACGAGCACGTCATCCAGCACCTGAACGTCTGGCGCATGGTGATCATGCCGCTGCTGCTGGTGCTCGTGATGCTCTACCATCCGCGCGGCATCATGGGCCTGCGCGAGTGGCGCCGGCTCGTGCCGCGGCGGGACCGCAGGGCCCTGGCGGGGCGGGAAGGCGCGACCCCGGCGCCGCCGGCGGGCGAATGA